The Methanolacinia petrolearia DSM 11571 genome has a segment encoding these proteins:
- a CDS encoding FIST signal transduction protein, whose product MKALTAYSEKTDVSEAIEEIKNKLGTAGLKAVVFFSSSSYPAEETAKLVKNEFPGATVIGCTTAGEIISGKMLKNSIVAMGLSSEMISDISIEVVEDPANTKKIEKAFESFGKYFGKPMSDLEFDKYVGIIIADGLSNSEEKVMDRIGDLTNVTFIGGSAGDDVKFEKTWVFADGKAYTNAAVLAVLKPANGFDIIKTQSFTALDKTMTATKVNEETREVIEFNGKPAAEEYAAQLGVTVEKLPELFMSHPIGVITDDDIFVRSPQQIVDGSVVRFYCNIIEGMELNILKAGDIVSSTKDAVEDKKNELKNISGLINFHCILRTLELEATGKTAEYGAVFEDIPAIGFSTYGEEYIGHINQTSTMLVFR is encoded by the coding sequence ATGAAAGCATTAACAGCGTATTCGGAAAAAACAGACGTCAGCGAAGCAATAGAGGAGATAAAGAACAAGTTGGGAACGGCCGGTCTGAAAGCGGTGGTATTTTTTTCATCGTCCAGCTATCCGGCAGAAGAGACCGCAAAGCTCGTGAAGAATGAATTCCCCGGTGCGACAGTTATCGGCTGCACGACGGCGGGAGAGATAATCAGCGGCAAAATGCTCAAGAATTCGATCGTCGCGATGGGCCTCTCTTCCGAAATGATATCCGACATCTCCATCGAGGTCGTCGAAGATCCGGCGAATACCAAAAAAATCGAAAAGGCGTTTGAGTCCTTCGGGAAATATTTCGGAAAGCCCATGTCGGACCTCGAGTTCGATAAATATGTAGGAATCATCATCGCCGACGGACTCAGCAACTCCGAGGAGAAGGTGATGGACAGGATCGGCGACCTGACGAATGTGACGTTCATCGGGGGTTCTGCCGGCGACGACGTGAAGTTCGAGAAGACCTGGGTGTTTGCGGACGGAAAGGCGTATACGAACGCGGCGGTTCTTGCGGTACTCAAACCGGCGAACGGGTTCGATATCATAAAGACCCAGAGCTTCACCGCACTCGACAAGACGATGACTGCCACGAAGGTCAACGAAGAGACCCGCGAGGTTATCGAGTTCAACGGAAAACCAGCCGCAGAGGAATACGCGGCACAGCTCGGGGTAACCGTTGAAAAACTTCCCGAACTATTCATGAGCCATCCAATCGGTGTAATCACGGATGACGACATTTTCGTCAGGAGCCCACAGCAGATCGTCGACGGTTCGGTAGTCAGGTTTTACTGCAACATAATCGAAGGCATGGAGCTGAATATATTAAAGGCCGGGGACATCGTCAGCAGCACGAAGGACGCGGTCGAGGACAAAAAGAACGAGCTGAAGAATATCTCGGGTCTGATCAACTTCCACTGCATTCTCAGGACACTGGAGCTCGAAGCGACCGGCAAGACCGCCGAGTACGGAGCAGTGTTCGAAGATATTCCTGCAATAGGATTCAGCACCTACGGCGAGGAATACATAGGCCACATAAACCAGACATCAACGATGCTGGTCTTCAGGTGA
- a CDS encoding endonuclease NucS domain-containing protein, translating to MPIEVGIWNVSSENVKKVEYSSIDSEKRLEDILCGDLSILDSDLLLIGRQTLTGFGKKIDMLGIDETGKITIIELKKDKTPREVIAQVLDYASWIKDLSYTDLKEICDEYYNDKGDKEFESLFDEKFGTSPPEKINQEHDMIIVCSELDNETERILNYLSDNYNVPVNVAFFRFFSDSGSEYLSRSWLIDPKEAEERLSYSKGQKTEPWNGRDFVVNIDVNDGKSSYNDLIKYNFFTAGGGVWYSKTLANLFPGARIFAMIPKKGYLAVGEVLAESVPIKDFHVQYEDKEVPILDLPLEYEPLRNNLDNPDLCYYAVRVRWIEHLREEEPFWVKGLMANQNSAFKLRNKFTLDKLTERFKLDD from the coding sequence ATGCCGATTGAGGTGGGAATCTGGAATGTCTCCTCCGAAAATGTCAAAAAGGTCGAATATTCCTCTATTGATTCCGAAAAGAGACTTGAAGATATCCTTTGCGGGGATCTCTCCATACTTGACAGCGATCTCCTGTTGATCGGGCGGCAGACACTGACCGGCTTCGGGAAAAAGATCGATATGCTCGGTATCGATGAGACAGGGAAGATCACGATAATCGAGCTGAAAAAGGACAAAACTCCCCGTGAGGTCATCGCCCAGGTTCTTGATTATGCATCGTGGATAAAAGATCTTTCGTATACGGATTTGAAAGAGATCTGCGATGAATATTATAATGACAAGGGTGACAAGGAGTTTGAATCTCTGTTCGATGAGAAGTTCGGGACTTCACCTCCCGAAAAGATCAACCAAGAGCACGATATGATAATTGTGTGCTCGGAGCTCGATAACGAGACCGAACGCATCCTCAATTATTTGTCGGATAATTATAACGTCCCGGTTAATGTCGCCTTTTTCAGGTTCTTCTCGGATTCCGGATCGGAATACCTCTCGCGAAGCTGGCTCATTGATCCCAAAGAGGCGGAAGAACGGCTCAGCTATTCAAAGGGACAGAAGACGGAGCCGTGGAACGGCAGGGATTTTGTCGTGAACATCGATGTGAATGACGGGAAATCATCCTACAATGATCTAATAAAATACAATTTCTTTACGGCCGGAGGCGGTGTCTGGTATAGCAAGACACTGGCAAACCTCTTCCCCGGTGCCCGCATTTTCGCCATGATCCCGAAAAAAGGATATCTTGCAGTGGGAGAGGTTCTTGCCGAAAGTGTTCCGATAAAGGATTTCCATGTCCAGTATGAAGACAAAGAAGTACCGATCCTGGATCTGCCTCTCGAATATGAACCGTTGAGGAACAACCTGGACAATCCTGATCTTTGTTATTATGCCGTCCGGGTCAGGTGGATAGAGCATCTCCGGGAAGAAGAACCATTCTGGGTCAAAGGATTAATGGCAAACCAGAACAGTGCGTTTAAACTAAGAAATAAATTTACACTGGATAAACTGACCGAACGCTTCAAACTTGATGACTGA
- a CDS encoding winged helix-turn-helix domain-containing protein, with product MHRARAVGQGETREETREKTREDTSTKILSLISTDPSISMGDMARRIGITQKGIEWQIRKLKDSGRLERVGPKKGGYWKIIGNADE from the coding sequence ATCCACAGGGCTCGTGCTGTTGGACAGGGAGAAACTAGGGAAGAAACTAGGGAAAAAACTAGGGAAGACACCAGCACTAAAATCCTCTCCCTGATCTCAACCGATCCGTCCATAAGCATGGGGGACATGGCCCGCCGGATCGGTATTACGCAGAAAGGAATTGAATGGCAGATCCGGAAATTAAAGGATTCGGGGCGCCTTGAACGTGTCGGCCCGAAGAAAGGCGGCTATTGGAAAATAATAGGAAATGCAGATGAGTAA
- the trpA gene encoding tryptophan synthase subunit alpha produces MDRIKKAFSKPAFVAYMVAGDPDTERSKIVASALVDGGADIIEVGIPFTDPVADGPVIQAADGRALSSGAVPATAFEIAGHIRSISEAAIVIFTYINPIIRMGFDRFYAEAKANGANAVLIVDMPVEESDEALAAAEKHGLAQIFLVSITTSEERMKKIAGKAKGFAYLISALGTTGQRDKIPDEALDLIARAKKTFDIPVVVGFGISGPENAKKMIDAGADGVVVGSAIVSAVGENLESDDGIYESVKGLVGRIRSGIVH; encoded by the coding sequence ATGGACCGAATAAAAAAGGCTTTCTCGAAACCTGCGTTCGTCGCCTACATGGTGGCGGGCGACCCGGATACGGAGAGATCGAAGATCGTCGCCTCGGCCCTTGTCGATGGCGGTGCGGATATCATCGAGGTCGGAATCCCGTTCACTGATCCTGTGGCAGACGGCCCGGTGATCCAGGCGGCGGACGGGAGGGCACTCTCCTCGGGAGCGGTTCCGGCGACTGCCTTTGAAATCGCGGGCCATATCAGGAGCATCTCGGAGGCCGCGATCGTGATCTTCACGTACATAAACCCGATAATCAGAATGGGTTTCGACAGGTTCTACGCCGAAGCGAAGGCGAACGGTGCGAATGCGGTGCTCATCGTCGATATGCCGGTCGAAGAGTCGGACGAGGCTCTTGCAGCGGCGGAGAAGCACGGGCTTGCACAGATCTTTCTGGTCTCGATTACGACGAGCGAAGAGAGGATGAAGAAGATCGCAGGGAAGGCGAAGGGCTTTGCATATCTCATCTCCGCTCTCGGAACGACCGGACAGAGAGACAAGATCCCGGATGAGGCCCTCGATCTTATCGCGAGGGCGAAGAAGACGTTCGACATCCCGGTCGTCGTCGGCTTCGGGATCTCGGGGCCCGAGAACGCGAAGAAGATGATCGACGCGGGTGCAGACGGTGTCGTCGTCGGGAGTGCGATCGTTTCGGCTGTCGGGGAGAATCTTGAGAGTGACGATGGGATTTATGAATCGGTGAAAGGGCTTGTGGGCAGGATCAGGTCTGGCATAGTTCATTAA
- the trpB gene encoding tryptophan synthase subunit beta, whose translation MPVNVDKPGRYGRFGGQYVPETLMFALDELEENYRKFMADERFRAELDGYLKNYAGRETPLTFCRNMSEDLGCRVYLKREDLLHGGAHKINNTLGQVLLAKYMGKERIIAETGAGQHGVATAIAGSLLGIPVEVYMGEKDCERQKLNVFRMELMGAKVHPVSSGTKTLKDATNEAMRDWVASVMNTHYVLGSVVGPHPFPEMVRDFQSVIGKETRRQVMEAEGRLPDAAIACVGGGSNAMGMFYPFIKDPVRLIGVEAGGKGDGPGQHGAALCKGEPGVLHGALSYLLQDKNGQISDTDSISAGLDYPGVGPEHSMLKDNGRVDYRMAADDDVLDAFAYLSKKEGIIPALESAHAVSYLMNNSSEFDKDDIVVVCLSGRGDKDVARVAKLSGVV comes from the coding sequence ATGCCTGTGAATGTAGATAAGCCCGGCAGGTACGGGAGATTCGGCGGGCAGTATGTCCCCGAGACGCTGATGTTCGCTCTGGACGAGCTCGAAGAGAACTACAGGAAGTTCATGGCCGACGAGCGTTTCAGGGCGGAGCTTGACGGTTACCTGAAGAATTATGCCGGACGCGAGACTCCGCTTACGTTCTGCAGGAATATGTCGGAGGATCTCGGGTGCAGGGTCTACCTGAAGAGGGAGGACCTTCTCCACGGCGGCGCCCACAAGATCAACAACACCCTCGGCCAGGTCCTGCTCGCGAAATACATGGGAAAGGAGCGGATTATCGCCGAGACGGGTGCGGGACAGCACGGGGTCGCGACCGCGATCGCTGGGTCTCTTCTCGGGATTCCGGTCGAGGTCTACATGGGCGAGAAGGACTGCGAGAGGCAGAAGCTGAACGTTTTCCGGATGGAGCTGATGGGAGCGAAGGTTCACCCGGTGAGTTCGGGGACGAAGACGCTCAAGGATGCGACGAACGAGGCGATGCGTGACTGGGTTGCGAGCGTGATGAATACGCACTATGTCCTCGGCTCGGTCGTCGGCCCGCACCCGTTCCCGGAGATGGTCAGGGACTTCCAGTCGGTGATCGGGAAGGAGACGAGAAGGCAGGTCATGGAGGCCGAAGGTAGGCTGCCGGATGCGGCGATTGCATGCGTCGGCGGCGGTTCGAACGCGATGGGGATGTTCTACCCGTTCATTAAAGATCCTGTCAGGCTCATCGGGGTCGAGGCGGGCGGAAAGGGAGACGGACCGGGACAGCACGGTGCGGCCCTCTGCAAGGGTGAGCCGGGCGTTCTTCACGGTGCGCTCTCGTATCTCCTCCAGGACAAAAACGGCCAGATCTCTGATACGGACAGCATCTCGGCGGGACTGGACTATCCCGGAGTAGGGCCGGAGCACAGCATGCTGAAAGATAACGGACGAGTGGATTACAGAATGGCGGCGGACGACGATGTCCTGGATGCGTTTGCGTACCTCTCGAAGAAGGAGGGGATCATCCCGGCACTGGAATCCGCACATGCGGTATCATACCTTATGAACAACTCTTCGGAGTTCGATAAGGACGATATCGTGGTCGTGTGCCTCTCGGGAAGGGGAGACAAGGACGTGGCGAGGGTCGCGAAACTTTCGGGGGTAGTCTGA
- a CDS encoding phosphoribosylanthranilate isomerase, with protein sequence MRIKICGITTVRDALTAEELGADAIGVVVCSDSPRSVPVKRAKEIFAALKPTTMKVCVTDTRSESDLEVIMHVKPDAIQLHSGIGVPDKCGIRVIRAVRPGEEPVPGYNMVLVDGSCGNGTPYDSDFAIRMVRETGAPVILAGGLNPENVEDAIRTISPSAVDVSSGVEKSPGIKDPKRVAEFIRHCREAEACL encoded by the coding sequence ATGCGCATAAAGATCTGCGGGATAACGACGGTCAGGGACGCACTGACGGCCGAGGAGCTGGGTGCGGACGCGATCGGTGTCGTGGTGTGCTCGGATTCGCCGAGATCGGTTCCTGTGAAGCGTGCGAAGGAGATCTTCGCCGCCCTGAAGCCGACGACGATGAAGGTCTGCGTTACGGATACGAGATCGGAGAGCGACCTGGAGGTCATAATGCACGTGAAGCCCGACGCGATCCAGCTCCACAGTGGGATCGGGGTCCCGGATAAATGCGGGATACGCGTAATTCGTGCGGTCCGGCCGGGCGAAGAGCCGGTTCCGGGCTACAATATGGTGCTCGTCGACGGGAGCTGTGGAAACGGGACACCTTACGACAGCGATTTCGCGATCCGGATGGTCAGGGAGACCGGCGCCCCGGTGATTCTCGCGGGCGGACTTAACCCGGAAAATGTCGAGGATGCGATCAGGACGATCTCTCCTTCGGCGGTGGATGTATCGTCGGGGGTCGAGAAGAGTCCGGGAATAAAGGACCCGAAGAGGGTTGCGGAGTTCATAAGGCACTGCAGGGAGGCGGAGGCATGCCTGTGA
- a CDS encoding indole-3-glycerol phosphate synthase TrpC, with protein sequence MEVTKVTAMLDLIVESTRRRVKEIDSSVPVEERQIQSLEKSIRTRKQNGVNPVIAEIKFRSPSEGLIRSYEDPAGIASGYVDAGCAGISVLTNPEFFGGDNSFIEKIRPQTAVPVLRKDFVVDEAQVRETAALGADAVLLIAAVLGEELGGFIEYTHGFGLEALVEVHDEAEMENAISGGARIIGINNRNLKTMKTELETTRRLGPLAAGRGVTVVCESGITGPADIREMRKCCDGFLVGTYLMKAEDPAKALEGLVCA encoded by the coding sequence ATGGAAGTGACGAAGGTGACGGCAATGCTTGACCTGATAGTGGAGAGCACAAGACGCCGGGTAAAGGAGATCGACTCTTCCGTCCCGGTAGAGGAAAGGCAGATCCAAAGCCTTGAAAAGAGCATTAGGACCCGGAAACAGAACGGCGTAAACCCGGTTATAGCCGAGATTAAATTCAGGTCGCCGTCCGAAGGTCTGATCAGGAGTTATGAAGACCCGGCGGGGATTGCGTCGGGATACGTTGATGCAGGGTGTGCAGGGATCTCGGTCCTTACCAACCCGGAGTTCTTCGGCGGGGATAATTCATTTATAGAAAAGATCCGGCCGCAGACAGCGGTCCCGGTCCTGCGAAAGGATTTCGTCGTCGACGAGGCACAGGTCAGGGAGACGGCGGCACTCGGGGCCGATGCGGTTCTGCTTATCGCGGCGGTTCTCGGTGAGGAACTGGGCGGGTTCATAGAATATACGCACGGGTTCGGGCTCGAGGCCCTCGTGGAGGTCCACGACGAGGCCGAGATGGAGAACGCGATCTCGGGCGGAGCACGGATAATCGGGATCAACAACAGGAACCTGAAGACAATGAAGACAGAACTTGAAACGACGAGGAGGCTCGGCCCCCTTGCGGCAGGGAGAGGGGTGACGGTCGTCTGCGAGAGCGGCATCACCGGCCCTGCGGATATCAGGGAGATGAGAAAATGCTGCGACGGGTTCCTCGTCGGGACATACCTGATGAAGGCTGAAGACCCGGCGAAGGCACTGGAGGGGCTCGTATGCGCATAA
- the trpD gene encoding anthranilate phosphoribosyltransferase: MIRSAIAAAVDGSDLTDFEAASVMREIMAGEATDSQIASFITAMRMKGETSREIASFAEAMRESGVKIHPKVKGTLVDTCGTGGDGSNTFNISTAAAIVAAGAGVPVVKHGNRSVSSRCGSADVLEALGVDIMAEPATVERTIEEIGIGFLFARSFHPAMGHASTARQETGIRTVFNVLGPLANPAGAQAQLLGVYDRELVVKIAEVLAILGTERAMVVHGDGLDEITTAGKTTVAELKDGEITEYTLDCRDLGIPLSSPGELTGDDPRTNACIIRRVLGGDEGEKCIGARDIVLLNAAAAIYVGGYAPTLEKGLSAAETSIDSGSAMRKLEALVGYGSYGSDEGDGNA, encoded by the coding sequence ATGATCCGCAGTGCAATCGCGGCCGCCGTGGACGGATCGGACCTGACGGATTTTGAAGCCGCTTCGGTAATGAGAGAGATCATGGCCGGGGAAGCTACCGACTCCCAGATCGCCTCGTTCATCACCGCAATGAGAATGAAGGGTGAGACGAGCCGCGAGATCGCGTCCTTCGCTGAAGCCATGCGGGAGTCGGGAGTGAAAATTCATCCTAAGGTCAAAGGAACTCTTGTGGATACGTGCGGAACGGGAGGTGACGGGAGCAATACGTTCAATATAAGCACCGCGGCCGCGATCGTTGCGGCAGGTGCGGGTGTCCCGGTCGTAAAGCACGGGAACAGGAGCGTCTCCAGCAGGTGCGGTTCGGCGGACGTCCTCGAGGCCCTCGGGGTCGATATCATGGCCGAACCGGCGACTGTCGAGAGAACGATCGAAGAGATCGGGATCGGGTTCCTCTTCGCAAGGAGTTTCCACCCGGCAATGGGGCATGCCTCGACCGCACGGCAGGAGACCGGGATCAGGACAGTCTTCAATGTCCTCGGCCCGCTCGCAAACCCGGCTGGTGCACAGGCCCAGCTCCTCGGGGTCTACGACAGGGAGCTTGTAGTAAAGATCGCCGAGGTGCTCGCGATTCTCGGGACCGAAAGGGCGATGGTCGTCCACGGCGACGGGCTCGACGAGATCACGACGGCCGGCAAGACGACGGTCGCCGAGCTGAAGGACGGGGAGATTACGGAATACACTCTTGACTGCAGGGACCTCGGAATCCCGCTCTCTTCCCCCGGCGAACTGACGGGAGACGATCCCCGGACGAATGCATGCATCATCAGGCGGGTGCTCGGCGGAGATGAGGGAGAAAAGTGTATAGGAGCGAGGGACATCGTCCTTCTCAACGCCGCTGCGGCGATTTACGTGGGCGGTTATGCTCCGACACTTGAAAAGGGACTCTCGGCGGCGGAAACATCCATAGACAGCGGTTCGGCGATGCGGAAGCTCGAAGCCCTCGTGGGATACGGATCGTATGGAAGTGACGAAGGTGACGGCAATGCTTGA
- a CDS encoding anthranilate synthase component II produces MNVLVIDCYDSFTYNLCQQIGKTGCNLTVFKNDADPEEVFAGNYDRIILSPGPGKPENSGLCLEVLETLSKDTPTLGVCLGHQAICHFFGAEVVKTNKPVHGKVSEIIHDGGSIYSGLKSPITATRYHSLAVLAETLPKELVLTAKSTDDGMIMGVRHTKYPVEGVQFHPESILTGAGDRLMENFLREGICR; encoded by the coding sequence ATGAATGTCCTTGTGATAGACTGCTACGACAGTTTCACATACAACCTCTGCCAGCAGATCGGAAAGACCGGCTGCAACCTCACCGTATTCAAAAACGACGCGGACCCGGAGGAGGTCTTCGCAGGAAACTACGACAGGATCATTCTCTCGCCGGGGCCCGGAAAGCCGGAGAACTCGGGACTCTGCCTCGAGGTTCTCGAAACACTGAGCAAAGATACCCCGACGCTCGGGGTCTGCCTCGGCCACCAGGCGATCTGCCACTTCTTCGGTGCCGAGGTCGTAAAGACCAACAAGCCGGTGCACGGGAAAGTCTCGGAGATCATCCACGACGGTGGGAGCATCTACTCGGGGCTGAAGTCGCCCATCACAGCGACACGTTACCATTCGCTCGCAGTGCTGGCTGAGACGCTCCCCAAGGAGCTCGTCCTGACTGCGAAGAGCACGGACGACGGGATGATTATGGGCGTCAGGCACACGAAATACCCGGTCGAAGGGGTTCAGTTCCACCCGGAGAGCATACTGACAGGGGCCGGCGACAGGCTCATGGAAAATTTCCTGAGGGAGGGAATATGCAGATGA
- a CDS encoding anthranilate synthase component I family protein: protein METGLLQETIPAYSEIEKICAEKDYPAIIPVYAVFDDTFPRPADAFGILREDGCRDGGFILESLEGNEKLARYSILGFNVRAKITISDETEITGDREFTGKPDGEINGDPLEAARAAIKNPRFCNTGIPIFPGGFTGYFSYDMVYSLYPGRLGSRKKKEDNDFPLAEFLMPGDYIVYDHFENSVYFASLLKIGEDTDTRSEYLRAAGRIAGMVDLLRGKQNETETEHGPAGDRCEYTSPTGKESYEDMVGSAREYIYSGDIFQAVVSRKFECEFGGDPYSIYRALRKINPSPYMYYIDFGGRQVIGASPEMLVRCRKGTVSTVPIAGTRKRGMTPEEDAALAEELLADGKECSEHIMLVDLARNDIGRISKYGTVRLPQFMEVEKFSHVQHIVSTVEGDLSEGLDGFDALRSCFPAGTVSGAPKIRAMEIIDELETEARGLYAGAVGYICPDGDIDFAIAIRTVLAENGKLTIQAGAGIVADSVPETEFFETESKAAGIIKSIDAAGGKGAGVMRDGGMAR, encoded by the coding sequence ATGGAGACCGGTTTATTACAGGAAACAATACCAGCATATTCGGAAATAGAAAAGATCTGTGCGGAAAAGGATTATCCGGCGATAATTCCTGTTTACGCGGTATTCGACGATACGTTCCCGAGACCTGCGGATGCATTCGGGATTCTGCGCGAAGATGGATGCAGAGACGGGGGATTCATACTCGAATCTCTCGAAGGAAACGAAAAACTGGCGAGATACTCGATACTCGGCTTCAACGTCCGGGCGAAGATCACGATCTCGGACGAGACGGAGATCACGGGCGACCGCGAGTTCACCGGAAAGCCGGACGGCGAGATAAACGGAGACCCGCTCGAAGCCGCAAGAGCCGCGATAAAGAACCCGCGGTTCTGCAATACCGGAATCCCGATCTTTCCCGGCGGATTTACGGGCTACTTCTCGTATGATATGGTATACTCGCTCTACCCCGGGCGGTTGGGCAGCAGGAAGAAGAAGGAAGACAACGACTTCCCGCTCGCAGAATTCCTCATGCCTGGGGACTATATTGTATACGACCATTTTGAAAATTCGGTATACTTCGCATCGCTCCTGAAGATCGGTGAGGATACGGATACCAGGTCGGAATACCTTAGGGCCGCAGGAAGGATCGCCGGAATGGTCGATCTCCTCAGGGGAAAGCAAAACGAAACGGAAACGGAACACGGGCCTGCCGGCGACCGGTGCGAATACACCTCCCCCACGGGAAAGGAGTCCTACGAGGATATGGTCGGTTCCGCCCGCGAATACATCTACTCGGGAGACATATTCCAGGCCGTCGTTTCACGGAAGTTCGAATGCGAATTCGGCGGCGACCCGTATTCGATATACAGGGCGCTGAGGAAGATCAACCCGAGCCCTTACATGTATTATATAGACTTCGGCGGACGCCAGGTGATCGGAGCAAGCCCGGAGATGCTTGTCAGGTGTAGGAAGGGAACGGTCTCTACCGTGCCGATCGCAGGGACGAGGAAACGCGGAATGACACCGGAAGAGGACGCTGCACTTGCCGAAGAGCTGCTTGCCGACGGAAAGGAATGCTCGGAGCATATCATGCTTGTCGATCTCGCGAGAAACGATATCGGCAGGATCTCGAAATACGGGACGGTCAGGCTGCCGCAGTTCATGGAGGTCGAGAAGTTCTCCCATGTCCAGCATATAGTATCCACCGTAGAAGGCGATCTCTCGGAGGGCCTCGACGGGTTCGACGCACTGAGGTCCTGCTTCCCGGCGGGAACGGTCAGCGGTGCCCCGAAGATCAGGGCGATGGAGATAATAGACGAGCTAGAAACAGAAGCAAGAGGGCTCTATGCCGGAGCGGTCGGGTATATCTGCCCGGACGGGGACATCGACTTCGCGATTGCGATAAGAACGGTCCTCGCAGAGAACGGGAAGCTTACGATCCAGGCAGGAGCGGGAATCGTCGCCGACTCTGTTCCCGAGACGGAGTTCTTCGAGACCGAGAGCAAGGCTGCGGGGATAATAAAATCGATCGATGCTGCCGGAGGAAAGGGAGCGGGAGTGATGAGAGACGGAGGGATGGCGAGATGA
- a CDS encoding OBG GTPase family GTP-binding protein gives MASVEEEIKALEDEIQNTKYNKATSHHIGRLKAKLAKLKDEAVMRAMASAGGGEGYSVKKSGDGTVVLVGFPSVGKSTLLNKLTGNTDSETASYAFTTLTVVPGAMEHKGANIQILDIPGLIAGAAMGKGRGKEVIAVVRGADLILLLGDVYNEKHINVLINELYDAGIRINKKKPDITIKKASNGGIRFNTVGYSGLDLEEIRAILAENKIVNADVLIRGEVTQDDFIDAMFGNRVYVPAFFAINKVDLVDEQTRRDIVKDVTKRFGRPPIMLSAHSGYNIEKLKDEIYDQLGFIRIYMKPVGGKADMEEPLIIREPATVEDVCNKLHREFVSKFRYAKVWGPSVKHDAQRVSLPHQLLDGDILTIVTRA, from the coding sequence ATGGCCTCCGTTGAAGAAGAAATAAAAGCACTCGAAGACGAGATACAGAATACAAAATACAATAAGGCTACTTCTCATCATATCGGCAGGCTCAAGGCGAAACTTGCGAAACTGAAGGATGAGGCCGTAATGAGAGCGATGGCCTCGGCCGGCGGAGGAGAAGGCTACTCGGTCAAGAAGTCGGGCGACGGAACGGTCGTCCTCGTCGGTTTTCCTTCGGTTGGTAAATCCACGCTCCTCAACAAACTTACGGGCAATACTGACAGCGAGACCGCAAGCTACGCGTTCACCACGCTCACCGTCGTCCCCGGAGCGATGGAGCACAAGGGTGCGAACATCCAGATCCTCGATATCCCCGGACTTATCGCGGGAGCGGCGATGGGCAAAGGCCGCGGAAAGGAGGTCATCGCCGTCGTAAGAGGCGCCGACCTGATCCTCCTTCTCGGCGACGTATACAATGAAAAGCACATCAACGTCCTGATAAACGAACTATACGACGCCGGCATTCGTATCAATAAGAAGAAGCCTGATATCACGATAAAGAAGGCGTCAAACGGCGGTATAAGGTTCAACACAGTCGGTTACTCGGGTCTCGACCTCGAGGAGATCCGTGCGATCCTCGCGGAGAACAAGATCGTCAACGCAGATGTCCTCATCAGGGGCGAGGTGACCCAGGACGACTTCATCGACGCGATGTTCGGCAACAGGGTCTATGTTCCCGCTTTCTTTGCAATCAACAAGGTGGATCTCGTCGACGAGCAGACCCGGCGGGATATCGTAAAGGACGTGACGAAGAGATTCGGAAGGCCGCCGATCATGCTCTCGGCCCACAGCGGGTACAATATCGAAAAGCTGAAGGACGAGATCTACGACCAGCTCGGCTTCATCAGGATCTACATGAAACCGGTCGGGGGAAAGGCGGACATGGAAGAGCCGCTCATCATCAGGGAGCCTGCGACTGTGGAAGATGTCTGCAACAAGCTTCACCGCGAATTCGTCAGCAAATTCAGGTACGCGAAGGTCTGGGGCCCGTCGGTCAAGCACGACGCACAGAGGGTCAGCCTCCCGCACCAGCTCCTGGACGGGGATATTCTGACAATCGTTACAAGGGCCTGA